The Populus alba chromosome 6, ASM523922v2, whole genome shotgun sequence genome contains a region encoding:
- the LOC118040545 gene encoding GDSL esterase/lipase At5g45670 gives MALWALSVVLLVSNWQHWTYGKATPQVPCYFVFGDSLFDNGNNNYLTTPVKVNYLPYGVDFPLGATGRCSNGLNIADTIAEQLGFDSFITDFGVGGVTNFLDGVNYGSSGAGILDETGYLSRDLFTMNIQLYNHKMVASRIAKQLGGEDVAKKYLSKCIYVSDMGHNDYLNNYFLDTYNSSTLYTPDEYAQHLIKTYKTQLEELYSTGARKIAVFGLIRVGCMPSNKQKNPNELDSSLCAYKLNNDVKIFNSQLQTMLEALNEKHKDAVFTYINSYEIDSDVTNAGFKYTRESCCQVLESGAVPCQSLSVPCANRSEYVYWDGAHFTEAKAWAFGKRAFKRQFPEDAHPYDISELVKLELKDNDVNSVNLAQL, from the exons ATGGCGTTGTGGGCGTTGTCTGTGGTGTTGCTGGTGTCAAACTGGCAACACTGGACTTATGGAAAGGCCACGCCTCAAGTTCCTTGCTACTTCGTCTTTGGAGACTCCTTGTTTGACAATGGAAACAATAACTACCTTACCACACCTGTTAAAGTTAATTATCTGCCTTATGGTGTAGACTTTCCTTTGGGGGCTACAGGAAGGTGTAGCAATGGCCTCAACATTGCCGACACCATTG CTGAACAATTAGGGTTCGACAGTTTCATCACGGACTTCGGTGTCGGGGGTGTGACTAATTTCCTAGATGGTGTCAATTACGGATCTAGTGGAGCTGGCATTCTTGATGAAACAGGATATCTTTCG AGAGATCTGTTTACCATGAATATTCAGTTATATAACCACAAGATGGTTGCTTCACGCATTGCCAAACAACTGGGAGGCGAAGACGTTGCTAAGAAGTACCTGAGCAAATGCATATATGTTTCTGATATGGGCCACAACGACTACCTCAACAACTATTTCTTGGATACCTACAACAGCAGCACGCTATACACTCCTGATGAATATGCGCAACATCTCATTAAGACTTACAAAACTCAACTGGAG GAACTGTATTCTACAGGAGCGAGAAAGATAGCCGTGTTTGGTCTTATTCGGGTAGGATGTATGCCctccaacaaacaaaaaaatcctaACGAACTAGATAGCAGTTTATGCGCGTACAAGCTCAACAATGATGTTAAGATTTTCAACAGTCAGCTTCAAACAATGCTCGAAGCGCTTAATGAAAAGCATAAAGACGCTGTATTCACCTACATAAACTCTTACGAGATTGATTCTGACGTCACGAATGCAG GTTTCAAATATACCCGTGAGAGCTGTTGCCAGGTACTAGAATCGGGTGCCGTCCCATGCCAATCCCTTTCCGTTCCATGTGCCAACAGGAGTGAGTATGTGTACTGGGACGGGGCCCATTTTACTGAAGCTAAAGCTTGGGCCTTCGGAAAAAGAGCATTTAAACGGCAGTTCCCTGAGGATGCTCACCCGTATGATATCAGTGAGCTAGTTAAGCTAGAGCTTAAGGATAATGATGTTAACAGCGTCAACCTTGCTCAGCTCTAA